One genomic segment of Pseudomonas sp. p1(2021b) includes these proteins:
- a CDS encoding DUF2802 domain-containing protein — protein sequence MIFEAAVLLLALLWALSLWLFLNYSKRQRELAAQQAQGDALRDQRIKDLAKRLDDYQNGTVRMGEAIHELRAVVAPLPDKLQQLEQRDPNSVTFTQAAKLVGMGASVEELTRTCGLTQAEAELMSKLHRSE from the coding sequence TTGATCTTCGAGGCTGCTGTCCTTCTCCTGGCGCTGCTATGGGCGCTGAGCCTGTGGTTGTTCCTCAACTACAGCAAGCGCCAGCGCGAGCTGGCCGCCCAGCAGGCCCAGGGCGATGCGCTGCGTGACCAGCGCATCAAGGACCTGGCCAAGCGCCTGGACGACTACCAGAATGGCACCGTGCGCATGGGCGAGGCGATCCACGAATTGCGCGCGGTGGTCGCGCCGTTGCCCGACAAGCTCCAGCAACTGGAGCAGCGCGACCCCAACAGCGTGACCTTCACCCAGGCGGCCAAGCTGGTGGGCATGGGTGCCAGTGTCGAGGAGCTGACCCGCACCTGCGGCCTGACCCAGGCCGAAGCGGAGCTGATGAGCAAGCTGCATCGCAGCGAGTGA
- a CDS encoding chemotaxis protein CheW: protein MKKSSAQGSEDPILQWVTFRLDNESYGINVMQVQEVLRYTEIAPVPGAPSYVLGIINLRGNVVTVIDTRQRFGLMPSDVTDNTRIVIIEADKQVVGILVDSVAEVVYLRQSEIETAPNVGNEESAKFIQGVCNKNGELLILVELDKMMTEEEWSELENI, encoded by the coding sequence ATGAAAAAGTCGTCTGCACAAGGTTCCGAAGATCCGATCCTGCAGTGGGTAACCTTCCGTCTGGACAACGAGTCCTACGGCATCAATGTCATGCAGGTGCAGGAAGTCCTGCGCTATACCGAGATCGCACCGGTACCGGGTGCGCCGAGCTATGTGCTGGGCATCATCAACCTGCGCGGCAACGTGGTCACGGTGATCGACACCCGCCAGCGTTTTGGCCTGATGCCCAGCGACGTCACCGACAACACCCGCATCGTCATCATCGAGGCGGACAAGCAGGTGGTCGGTATCCTGGTCGACAGCGTCGCCGAGGTGGTCTACCTGCGCCAATCGGAGATCGAAACCGCGCCGAATGTCGGTAACGAGGAGTCGGCCAAGTTCATCCAGGGCGTTTGCAACAAGAATGGCGAGCTGCTGATCCTGGTCGAGCTGGACAAGATGATGACCGAGGAAGAGTGGTCCGAGCTGGAGAACATCTGA
- a CDS encoding EscU/YscU/HrcU family type III secretion system export apparatus switch protein, with protein MSSKQPRQAIALSYDGQQAPTLSAKGDDELAEAILAIAREHEVPIYENAELVRLLARLELGEQIPEALYLTIAEIIAFAWQLRGKVPAGFDDNLAPERDITPTQLRLPS; from the coding sequence ATGAGCAGCAAGCAACCGCGCCAGGCCATCGCCCTGAGCTACGACGGCCAGCAAGCCCCGACCTTAAGCGCCAAGGGTGACGACGAACTGGCCGAGGCCATTCTTGCCATCGCCCGCGAACATGAGGTGCCGATCTATGAGAATGCCGAGCTGGTGCGGTTGCTGGCGCGCCTGGAGCTGGGGGAACAGATCCCCGAGGCGCTGTACCTGACCATCGCCGAGATCATCGCCTTCGCCTGGCAGTTGCGTGGCAAGGTGCCTGCGGGCTTCGATGACAACCTGGCTCCCGAGCGCGACATCACGCCCACGCAGCTGCGTCTGCCCTCATAG
- a CDS encoding flagellar hook-length control protein FliK → MTEINSLGAQTVLGLQAGKAAMTGELLRLLQPQPGLMAPGETARADVLSLRQVGQDFQLLLRLTLANGNQTQLQASASQPLPQGSQLTVTQTEGNRLAILVQQANAGNSAALTRLDTAQVPVGTLLQGKVLTSQALPTNPGEAASFRSLVSLLNSPQAGATLTVDSPRPLAVGSLLSALVQGDQSLRFVPLGGRQDHLAITQMLGAQQSRQASLPGLLDALQQLARAPNGNGDLRASAERLLASLPEARQLGDAKAVAQALHSSGAFLEAKLLAGLASGVATDLKAQLIRLVAQAMPSLPTGTPFNPALANTLAQAFPGMARGALGMLERNTPKPQPGAFPLPSRLLKSLEEEGDLQQLLRLAAAAIARLQSHQLSSLQQTGINENGNLLTTWQSEIPIRHGQEFIPLQVKLQREETPEQQADPQREQRDPLASLWRIELAFDLPPLGPLQVQAQLNQGRLSGQLWAQLPQTAQLIERQLGELRERLVARGLEVGDLECHPGTPPQGARTRLEQRWVDENA, encoded by the coding sequence ATGACTGAAATCAATAGTCTCGGTGCACAAACCGTGCTGGGCCTGCAGGCCGGCAAGGCCGCGATGACTGGCGAATTGCTGCGTCTGCTGCAGCCCCAGCCGGGCTTGATGGCTCCCGGCGAGACCGCCCGGGCCGATGTATTGTCGTTGCGCCAAGTCGGCCAGGATTTCCAGTTGTTGCTGCGCCTGACCCTGGCCAACGGCAACCAGACCCAGCTGCAAGCCAGCGCCAGCCAGCCCCTGCCCCAAGGTAGCCAGTTGACCGTTACCCAGACCGAAGGCAACCGCCTGGCAATCCTCGTGCAGCAGGCCAATGCCGGTAACAGTGCGGCCCTCACCCGCCTCGATACAGCCCAGGTGCCGGTAGGCACCCTGTTGCAAGGCAAGGTGCTGACCAGCCAGGCCCTGCCGACGAACCCCGGCGAAGCGGCCAGCTTCCGTTCGCTGGTGAGTCTGCTCAACAGCCCCCAGGCCGGCGCTACCCTGACCGTCGACAGCCCGAGGCCGTTGGCGGTGGGCAGCCTGCTCAGCGCCCTGGTACAGGGGGACCAGTCGCTGCGCTTCGTGCCTCTGGGCGGTCGCCAGGATCATCTGGCCATTACCCAAATGCTTGGTGCACAGCAGAGCCGCCAGGCCTCGCTGCCGGGGTTGCTCGATGCCTTGCAACAACTGGCCCGCGCCCCGAACGGCAACGGCGATCTGCGGGCCAGCGCCGAACGCCTGCTGGCCAGCCTTCCCGAGGCACGGCAACTGGGCGACGCCAAGGCCGTGGCCCAGGCGCTGCACAGCAGTGGCGCTTTCCTCGAAGCGAAGCTGCTGGCAGGGCTGGCAAGCGGCGTGGCAACGGACCTGAAGGCGCAACTGATCCGCCTGGTGGCCCAGGCCATGCCTTCCCTCCCTACCGGGACGCCCTTCAACCCAGCGCTGGCCAATACGCTGGCGCAGGCCTTTCCCGGCATGGCCCGAGGCGCCTTGGGCATGCTCGAGCGCAATACGCCCAAGCCTCAACCCGGCGCATTCCCTCTACCCTCGCGGTTGCTGAAGAGCCTGGAAGAGGAAGGCGACCTGCAGCAGTTGCTGCGCCTGGCCGCCGCCGCCATCGCACGCCTGCAGAGCCATCAGCTGTCCAGCCTGCAGCAAACCGGCATCAACGAAAACGGCAACCTGCTGACCACCTGGCAGTCTGAAATACCGATCCGCCATGGCCAGGAATTCATACCCTTGCAGGTCAAGCTGCAACGCGAGGAAACGCCGGAGCAACAGGCCGACCCGCAACGAGAACAACGCGACCCACTGGCGTCGTTGTGGCGTATCGAACTGGCATTCGACTTGCCACCGCTCGGCCCCTTGCAGGTCCAGGCACAGTTGAACCAGGGTCGGCTCTCGGGCCAGCTGTGGGCGCAGTTGCCCCAGACCGCGCAACTGATCGAACGTCAGTTGGGTGAGCTGCGCGAACGGCTGGTGGCCCGCGGCCTGGAGGTCGGCGACCTGGAGTGCCACCCCGGCACCCCGCCGCAAGGGGCCCGCACACGCCTGGAACAACGTTGGGTGGACGAAAACGCATGA
- a CDS encoding CheW domain-containing protein — protein MNSARQTTTKPQLALQSYLDGLLQEATQELDPVPEPAEAAPSDEFAEAVRQEQAQDALREAHAPVMLRPFAEPEAKVLPSVLAPVAVEPVPAEVLGEAEKAAEVITPVAPLVDVHLPSAGAVLPPKTVDGRPAWAAEPFECLLFDVAGLTLAVPLVCLGSIYSLAGQELTPLFGQPDWFLGILTCQAGNLKVLDTARWVMPDRYREDFRQGLQYVISVQGYEWGLAVHQVSRSLRLDPAEIKWRSQRGQRPWLAGTVIEHMCALLDVAELAELIASGAVKQMHAKHQ, from the coding sequence ATGAATTCCGCACGGCAAACCACCACCAAGCCGCAACTGGCCCTGCAGTCCTACCTCGATGGTCTGCTCCAGGAAGCCACGCAGGAACTCGACCCGGTTCCGGAGCCGGCCGAGGCGGCGCCCAGCGACGAATTTGCCGAGGCGGTTCGCCAGGAGCAGGCACAGGACGCCCTGCGTGAAGCCCATGCCCCTGTAATGCTGCGGCCATTCGCGGAGCCCGAGGCCAAGGTCTTGCCCTCGGTGCTGGCACCCGTCGCGGTTGAGCCGGTGCCCGCCGAGGTCCTGGGCGAGGCCGAAAAAGCAGCTGAGGTGATCACGCCTGTGGCGCCCCTGGTCGATGTGCACTTGCCATCAGCCGGCGCGGTGCTGCCGCCCAAGACTGTCGATGGGCGCCCGGCCTGGGCGGCCGAGCCGTTCGAATGCCTGTTGTTCGATGTCGCCGGCCTGACCCTGGCCGTGCCGCTGGTCTGCCTGGGTTCGATCTACAGCCTGGCTGGCCAGGAACTGACTCCGTTGTTCGGCCAGCCAGACTGGTTCCTCGGCATCCTGACCTGCCAGGCGGGTAACCTCAAGGTACTGGATACCGCGCGCTGGGTCATGCCCGACCGCTACCGCGAGGACTTCCGCCAGGGCCTGCAGTATGTGATTTCCGTCCAGGGCTATGAATGGGGGCTGGCCGTGCACCAGGTCAGCCGTTCCCTGCGCCTGGACCCGGCCGAGATCAAGTGGCGCAGCCAGCGTGGGCAGCGCCCATGGCTGGCTGGCACGGTGATCGAACACATGTGTGCCTTGCTCGATGTCGCCGAACTGGCTGAGTTGATCGCCAGCGGCGCCGTCAAGCAGATGCACGCCAAACACCAATGA